Proteins from a genomic interval of Ensifer canadensis:
- a CDS encoding response regulator, with protein sequence MNGGQRSVFVVEDEYLLAIQIQDDLQAAGFDVIGPFTSLRSSIAAAKRETPQAATLDVNLNGEFVYPVADELLARGVPVLLLTGYAASDLPEQYRNLPRLSKPFNSRDLIRTVEGLLAGK encoded by the coding sequence ATGAATGGCGGACAACGGAGCGTCTTTGTTGTCGAGGACGAGTATCTGCTGGCGATACAGATCCAGGACGACCTGCAGGCCGCGGGTTTCGATGTTATCGGCCCCTTCACCAGCCTGCGCAGTTCGATCGCCGCGGCAAAGCGGGAGACACCGCAGGCAGCGACGCTCGATGTCAATCTCAACGGTGAGTTCGTCTATCCCGTGGCAGACGAGTTGCTGGCCCGCGGCGTTCCGGTGCTGTTGCTGACCGGCTACGCCGCCTCCGACCTTCCCGAGCAGTATCGCAACCTTCCCCGCCTTTCCAAGCCGTTCAACAGCCGGGACCTCATCCGCACAGTTGAGGGCCTGCTGGCCGGCAAATGA
- a CDS encoding DNA topoisomerase IB produces MEPDLIYVTDADPGIRRYRKGKRFSYRLPDGSTLKDPDTRARIAALGLPPAYERVWICSKQNGHLQATGFDARGRKQYRYHDAWQEMRNHAKFDQLIDFATALPKIRRTLRRHMDGPLDDARTVLAALSTLLDQASLRVGNATYVEENGTYGATTLLKRHLKLRDEGIELRFMGKGGKRVVRRLRSPRLQRLLEDIADLPGRQLFVSRDANGDLHPIDSGRLNRYLADISGAPISAKTFRTWAGSVAAFAEARLTLAEGRRPSVKRMCEAAADVLHNTPAVCRKSYVHPDIIALADSESKINLRRLEALPRQSSLLRAEEDRLLRFLQYAARAKRRAT; encoded by the coding sequence ATGGAACCCGACCTCATCTACGTGACCGACGCCGATCCGGGCATAAGGCGCTACCGGAAGGGAAAGCGCTTCAGCTATCGCCTTCCGGACGGCTCGACCCTCAAGGATCCGGACACCCGAGCGCGTATTGCAGCGCTCGGCCTGCCACCCGCCTATGAGCGTGTCTGGATCTGTTCCAAGCAGAACGGCCACCTGCAGGCGACCGGCTTCGATGCGCGCGGGCGAAAGCAGTACCGCTACCATGATGCCTGGCAGGAAATGCGCAATCACGCCAAGTTCGATCAGTTGATCGACTTCGCCACTGCCCTGCCGAAAATTCGCCGGACCCTTCGCCGCCATATGGATGGGCCGCTTGACGATGCTCGCACCGTGCTCGCCGCCCTTTCGACACTGCTCGATCAGGCGAGCCTGCGCGTCGGCAACGCCACCTATGTCGAGGAAAACGGCACCTATGGCGCAACGACGCTTTTGAAACGGCATCTCAAGCTGCGCGATGAGGGCATCGAGCTTCGCTTCATGGGCAAGGGCGGCAAGCGTGTCGTTCGCCGGCTGCGTAGTCCGCGGCTGCAACGGTTGCTCGAAGATATTGCCGACCTGCCCGGACGCCAGCTTTTCGTCAGCAGGGACGCGAACGGTGATCTGCATCCGATCGATTCCGGTCGGCTCAATCGCTATCTCGCCGACATCTCCGGTGCACCGATCTCGGCCAAGACATTTCGCACCTGGGCGGGAAGCGTCGCCGCTTTTGCCGAGGCGCGGCTGACGCTGGCGGAGGGGCGGCGCCCCTCGGTCAAGCGGATGTGCGAGGCAGCAGCCGACGTGTTGCACAACACCCCGGCTGTCTGCCGCAAGAGCTATGTTCACCCAGATATCATCGCCCTTGCCGACAGCGAGAGCAAAATTAACCTGCGGCGGCTTGAGGCGCTGCCAAGGCAAAGCAGCCTGTTGCGTGCCGAGGAGGATCGCCTGCTGCGGTTCCTCCAATACGCCGCGCGCGCGAAGAGGCGTGCGACCTGA
- a CDS encoding DUF3309 family protein, with the protein MLGTILLIVLILLLIGAFPSWPHSTNWGYGPSGILGVLVVVLLILLLLGRI; encoded by the coding sequence ATGCTTGGAACCATTCTGCTTATCGTATTGATTCTGCTGCTGATCGGTGCGTTTCCGAGCTGGCCGCATTCGACCAACTGGGGCTATGGCCCATCGGGCATACTCGGCGTTCTGGTCGTCGTTCTCTTGATCCTCCTGCTCCTGGGACGGATCTGA
- a CDS encoding N-formylglutamate amidohydrolase: MLDRTGDKRQDFDEDSWWTVHRGDSPVVATAIHDGHGLRADLRSLIALADEERLREEDPYTAFIIQDLVNRVIVHRSRFEVDLNRARDGAVYVDPLQAWGLTVWRDALPHELHEGSLVLHDEYYRMLRSMLLSIERRHGSFVVLDVHSYNHRRGGSTATPSDPEGAPEINIGTHSMNRDRWADVLATLLETFRRFEFQGRRFDVRENVAFQGRGEQTRFIHEYFPQTGCAIAIEFKKFFMDEWTGEPDFEVLEALRALVASTVPDLVKTLDARR; the protein is encoded by the coding sequence ATGCTTGATCGAACAGGTGATAAACGACAGGACTTCGATGAAGACAGCTGGTGGACCGTGCATCGCGGTGACAGTCCCGTCGTCGCTACGGCGATACACGACGGGCACGGCCTGCGCGCCGATCTGCGGTCGCTGATAGCCCTTGCCGATGAAGAGCGCCTGCGGGAAGAGGATCCCTACACCGCCTTTATCATTCAGGACTTGGTGAACCGGGTGATCGTGCATCGCTCGCGCTTCGAGGTCGATCTCAACCGTGCCCGCGACGGCGCGGTATATGTCGACCCCTTACAGGCCTGGGGGCTTACGGTCTGGCGAGACGCGCTTCCTCATGAACTTCACGAGGGCTCACTCGTCTTGCATGACGAATATTATCGCATGCTGCGATCGATGCTGCTGTCGATCGAGCGGCGGCATGGCAGCTTCGTCGTTCTGGATGTGCACAGCTACAATCATCGGCGCGGTGGGTCGACCGCCACACCCTCTGATCCCGAAGGTGCGCCCGAGATCAACATCGGCACCCATTCGATGAACCGCGACCGTTGGGCCGATGTGCTCGCGACACTGCTCGAAACCTTTCGCCGCTTCGAATTTCAGGGCAGGCGTTTCGACGTTCGCGAGAATGTCGCGTTTCAGGGGCGCGGCGAACAAACGCGTTTCATCCATGAGTACTTTCCGCAGACGGGCTGCGCGATCGCCATCGAGTTCAAGAAATTCTTCATGGACGAATGGACCGGCGAGCCGGATTTCGAGGTGCTGGAGGCATTGCGCGCGCTAGTGGCATCAACCGTGCCTGATCTCGTCAAGACGCTGGATGCGCGCCGATGA